The sequence CTTAAAAATACATCTCAGCTCCGGCTTTAATTCTTTCTTACATTCAGCTCCAGCCtaccttaaaaaaaatacaccgCCGCTCAGGCTTTAATATTTTCCTGCATCTCCAGCTCTGTGCCTGCCAAGTTTACCAAACCCGATGATGCGGTAGCCGGCCCCTACGCAGCATCGTCCCTCCTCCGCGGTCtttggtgtttgtgttttcacGGCCGGTCAGACGATTGGTTCGGTAACTTCAGGATTGCCTTGTTTTTCGGGTGTCTTGGATTGCCTTGGCGTACAGAAGGAAGAAGCGGAGGACCCGAGgcggaggagagagagagagaggagaaaggAGGGGGAGAGGGAAAGACAGGAGAAGCCTCCATGTTTCAGCTTCCCATCTTGAATTTCAGCCCCCAGCAGGTTGCCGGGGTCTGCGAGACTCTGGAGGAGAGCGGGGACGTCGAGCGCCTGGGCCGCTTCCTCTGGTCGCTGCCCGTCGCGCCAGCGGCCTGCGAGGTCCTCAATAAGAACGAGTCGGTGCTGCGGGCCCGAGCTGTGGTCGCCTTCCACACTGGCAATTTCCGTGAACTCTACCACATCCTGGAGAACCACAAGTTCACCAAAGAGTCACACACGAAGCTGCAGGCGCTGTGGCTCGAAGCGCACTACCAGGAGGCCGAGAAGCTGCGGGGCCGCCCGCTGGGGCCAGTGGACAAATACAGGGTGCGGAAGAAGTTTCCCCTACCCAGAACCATTTGGGATGGAGAGCAGAAAACCCACTGCTTCAAGGAGAGAACCCGGCATTTGTTAAGAGAATGGTACTTGCAGGATCCTTACCCAAATCCCAGTAAAAAGAGGGAGCTTGCACAGGCTACTGGACTTACACCCACACAAGTGGGAAATTGGTTCAAAAATCgcagacaaagagacagagcagCTGCTGCGAAGAACAGGTGAGCTTCATGCATCCTTTAGCTGCGGCTCTTAAATGATACAATAAtcgaaaagaaaaatattattcacCAAGTTTGTCAGACGTTCACTTCACTGTAAAACAGACCTGAATAGAGCCAGTCAACCCTGACATAAATtcttttgatattctggattATCTTTTAATCCCCACAGTATTTTCTTAGTTTGTAATAGATTCTGCCCTCAAAATCcataatgacattaaactgaAGGGGGTTGAAATGTCAGCGATGGTGACAAGAACAAAACTACAGTGTTCATAGTGTCATTTTGAATTATTTGGATTCTGCATGAGTGACATGTTTTCAGTAGTAGAGTGTGATAATATCAACACTGGACAATGTATTGAAACAAACTACACTATTTTCTTTAATGAATGCTTGTTTGTAGTTTAATAGATCAATGActacttttaaaacaacaataataataaaaaaaacagggtaCGTGTCAtattaggcttttttttttctcttccttttttttaccacatttgttttaataaagctttttatgTGCTTTCCAAGGACACAAATCCCAAAAAGTATCTAGTGAGATTAGGCGTTAATTGTGCTTTTTGGTTAAGTAAAGCTAAATTGTATAAGCTTTCAATCTATTCCAATAATGATATGATTAATTCCTACATAAtaacttgtatttaaataaagactatattcattttaaatatccTTTATcgttttaatatatatatttatatagctttttttgttcagtttacGGGATAGAGAAAAATagattctttatttatttatttttctaattggATTTAAGCTATCAAGCACTGAGTATTTCTGAACttctaaaataacttaaatatatatatatattgtcctgtctttctgtcctttGTCCAGGCTACAGCAGCAGGTTATGTCCGGCGGCTCGGTTCGCTCCCTGGCGGACGACGATGGCACCGTGGACCGCTTGGGGAACTCGTCCAGTCCCGAGGCCAGTCTGTCCAGTAAAGCCGCTGCCTCGgccatctccatcacctccagCGACAGTGAATGTGACATCTAACGGGCAGATCAGAGTTTGTTGGCGAATTAAAGAGGATACGAGTGAAAGACAATCTAATAAAACAAGTAATAGTGCCTGCGctgagctaaaagaaaaaaataatagacacacactcttacacacacatacacgcacacacaaactgattttTGACGGCTGCCAAAACATGAGATGATCCGTGATGTGCGACGGACTGCCCGTCATTTTCCTTTTAGGCCTATAATTTTGTTTGAGTTTTACCCACTTGTGGATAACTGAAAACGGGCAAAACACATTTCACGGACTAATAACGCTTCAAGATGAACcgtaaaaatgaagaaaagtttagaaaaaaaagaaaaagaaaaagggatgaTGGCACCCAACTTGCCTAACCTGCTGTTCTCTGTGGGTATTTCATGTTGAAAAGAACTGtgatatttttactttaaagttttataaataatgtttatttgcttatttaaaacGATCTGCTCTACTGTCTCTTCGAATTTCATATTCATTTGCTTGGTGTTTTTAATACTTACCTTGTACACAGGTAAACCTGTTGAGCATGCGCGCTTTAGTGAAATTGTGTTTccgtaaaaagaaaaagtaaagataacttaataaaataattgttgatcaaaaaaagaaaaaaaaaaaaacaaatataattttagtCTCCCTTTTTTTAACTTCGTGTGTGGGGAAAACATAAatttatgaatataaatatgaatatgatTTGATCCCTGCAATACATCCTCCTGGCTGTTTTCATTCAGAGAAGCATTTTAAGGACTATAATGCCACGATGCTGTATTTACTGACACGTTTTAGAGCGAGGTCTAATTGGCCAACATGCTCTGCGTCCTGTAATGCAGGGTGACAGCGAGAGGTCACAGAGAGGCCGGCTCACTAACCCGGATGATCCGCGGGAGAGATCATAGAGATCAAAACACAGCAGATTGTAAACCTGAGCTTACACTGCACATGCAgaaggacaaacaaaaacagacttcTTCAAACGTGCAAGTGTCTGTTTTCCCAACACATCAGCCATGAGCCATAATTCAAGTTTTAATTAACATGTGCATACTATGGCACCTCCaattattttataatacatGTGCCCATAATGAGcacatattttctattttcattcatgtttttttttttttttttagaactttttatttatttacagtgtaACAATTTAAAATCCAAGacaatattttctttcaggAGCGGCTTTTATTCTGTCGGTGCATGCCATTGACTTTGAGATGGTCTTTTCGATGATGAAAAGAATTCCAGCATCCTgttatagcaaaaaaaaaaaaaaaaaaaaaaaaggactaaaatggcaaagtcagaaaaaaaaatgttttttctaatTGATTTGGCTTCCACCTGGCTGTCCCTCTATTATCGAGGCTACAGTAACTTCTGAGACAGAGAAAAGCCTTTCAGTTTGAACAAAACAGAAGCCAAAATCTGTAGATGGTGAAAGGaaaaaagtgaagagaaataaattggagctttctttcttccttttttttccgggttttttttctgcacctcTTTCAAactacatggaaaaaaaaaaactaaatatttccGTTTCTTTTGAGAGTGAGGACGACCGAGGGAccagatgaaaaaaatctgtcttgCAGTCAATAAGGTTGTCAAACTGGTCAGCGGTAATCAGTGCTAATGATGGGTCTGGGGTCCCAGCTTGGACAAAGGGGGCCCTGCTGctttttgtgttgtgtgaagGGAAGCGACTGCGGGTCCCTCTCCACAGAAAAGACTCCTGTGAAGATAGTCTGGAGCACGGAAAACACAACTTCTCCAACGCGTGTATGTATCTCTTGGTGTGAATTAGTATGTGAGTGCATGCGCGCGCCTACTCTTTACAATGTGAACTCATGGCTTGCTTGTTAAAGGATTTAATCGCCAGTTTCTGAATTCTAGCAACCTGCTAATATAGGTACAGGACATTTAGCTTCAGTGAGTTTATTAATCAACAAATAAACT comes from Melanotaenia boesemani isolate fMelBoe1 chromosome 20, fMelBoe1.pri, whole genome shotgun sequence and encodes:
- the six6a gene encoding homeobox protein SIX6a, whose amino-acid sequence is MFQLPILNFSPQQVAGVCETLEESGDVERLGRFLWSLPVAPAACEVLNKNESVLRARAVVAFHTGNFRELYHILENHKFTKESHTKLQALWLEAHYQEAEKLRGRPLGPVDKYRVRKKFPLPRTIWDGEQKTHCFKERTRHLLREWYLQDPYPNPSKKRELAQATGLTPTQVGNWFKNRRQRDRAAAAKNRLQQQVMSGGSVRSLADDDGTVDRLGNSSSPEASLSSKAAASAISITSSDSECDI